One genomic segment of Egibacteraceae bacterium includes these proteins:
- a CDS encoding (Fe-S)-binding protein has protein sequence MTPPHLPTIADVRAAAEHCSYNAKLCRFACPVATATGKESVTPWGINRAIAAAAQAGAVNGATAAAVYGCTGCRACGGVCLPGLDLPTHVRAARAEVVAAGLAPPGVDAAAGRARTPAEELVAGATRGAGTVVYPGCRSADGAAVAALLAAVDEPYDVVREPTCCGARSIDVGLAERGLGEAAQLAGHLAGADRVVVADPHCARLLRTDHADDRVVALPVFLADLLDRLGPCLRPTATGRRVAWHDPCWLGRGMAAYQEPRALLVATGAEVVEPAHTREHARCTGGGMGYAEVDPPAAGAILAARAADLRCALDGAATVVTACPTAADRLRRAGLDAHDLSGWLAGLLPAGRL, from the coding sequence GTGACCCCTCCGCACCTGCCCACGATCGCCGACGTGCGCGCCGCCGCGGAGCACTGCTCCTACAACGCGAAGCTGTGCCGCTTCGCCTGTCCGGTCGCCACCGCCACGGGCAAGGAGTCGGTGACCCCCTGGGGGATCAACCGCGCCATCGCCGCGGCGGCGCAGGCAGGTGCGGTGAACGGGGCGACCGCCGCGGCGGTGTACGGCTGCACCGGGTGCCGCGCGTGTGGGGGCGTGTGCCTGCCGGGGCTCGACCTGCCGACCCACGTGCGCGCCGCGCGCGCCGAGGTCGTCGCCGCCGGACTGGCGCCCCCCGGCGTCGACGCGGCTGCCGGCCGTGCCCGCACGCCCGCCGAGGAGCTCGTCGCCGGCGCGACGCGGGGCGCGGGGACCGTCGTGTACCCCGGGTGCCGCTCAGCGGACGGCGCCGCCGTCGCGGCCCTCCTCGCCGCCGTGGACGAGCCCTACGACGTCGTGCGCGAGCCCACCTGCTGCGGCGCCCGCAGCATCGACGTCGGCCTCGCCGAACGGGGTCTGGGGGAGGCCGCGCAGCTCGCCGGTCACCTCGCCGGCGCGGACAGGGTCGTCGTCGCTGACCCGCACTGCGCGCGGTTGCTGCGCACCGACCACGCCGACGACCGTGTCGTCGCCCTGCCCGTCTTCCTCGCCGATCTGCTCGACCGGCTCGGCCCCTGCCTACGGCCGACCGCGACGGGGCGCCGGGTCGCCTGGCACGACCCGTGCTGGCTCGGTCGCGGCATGGCCGCCTACCAGGAACCCCGCGCGCTGCTCGTCGCCACGGGCGCCGAGGTGGTCGAGCCCGCCCACACCCGCGAGCACGCGCGGTGCACCGGCGGTGGCATGGGCTACGCGGAGGTCGACCCCCCGGCCGCGGGGGCCATCCTCGCCGCCCGCGCCGCCGACCTGCGCTGCGCGCTCGACGGTGCGGCGACGGTCGTCACCGCATGCCCGACGGCGGCCGACCGGCTGCGACGCGCCGGCCTCGACGCCCATGACCTGTCCGGCTGGCTGGCCGGCCTCCTCCCCGCGGGGCGTCTATGA